The Chryseobacterium sp. 52 genome includes a region encoding these proteins:
- a CDS encoding reprolysin-like metallopeptidase — protein sequence MKYYFFISMLAIPFLGYSQWTKTSVRTQKVKPSQEKLEYSALYSLDTDKLKLALKEAPERFSKSKGAIITLPTAGGKIEKFQVWESSNMDPALQAKYPDIKSYVGTGVDDPSVYLRFSMSPVGFSSMITRSGLSEFIEPYTEDRTIYAVFDSNARRGQDKEPFECSTMEAVEKSAFEKKNESTNKKLAGFNVFRLALSCTGEYAQYHLTAAGTPANATDAQKKAVILAAMNTSLTRLNSVFEKDLSLHFNLIANNEVVIFLDPATDPYTSFGTASAQAAISARVPAEDYDMGHLIDKRNANGVAGLGVICISSQKARGYTSCNFPEGDSFDVDYVAHEMGHQLGADHTFSLYLDGSGTSEVEPGSGSTIMAYTGIMGDSDDVQFNSNDYFHAFNVTEIKNTINNAACGANTPFVNPVPSVNAGQDYTIPKSTPYVLKATTTDANAASYTYTWEQMDAAGNNETDANSIAYLTKPAGPNFRSVIPVSGPVRYLPDFNKVLAGVLTTRWESVSSVARNLNFNVTLRTNNPVDPQTNKDAMVVTVNGAAGPFQVTGPVFGQSLNSGGTVNVTWDVANTNQAPVNTANVNIKLSKDGGQTFTTIAANTPNDGSEQITIPAGSTSANAYIMIEAVGNIYYAVSPSFVVDYSVTGEACNTYTYNGAAVAITDGPGGSNISSPIVSAPLMVNNTGTITKIKVTPSITHPNVRHLAIGIQSPVGSSALIWSRACANSSGITATFSDTGNAVACASPVQGETKSNESLSIFKGHTAQGQWKLFATDNNPGSTGTINGWSLEVCTRETQVLGTHDISSPLADDIRIYPNPSDGNFFIKSRNLKGEVKVTMVDASGRLVLSSAYQSESNGTKEFNVNVPKGVYVISVNSSKGIYNSKLIIK from the coding sequence ATGAAATATTATTTCTTTATTTCCATGTTAGCGATCCCTTTTTTGGGATATTCGCAATGGACCAAAACTTCCGTGAGGACGCAGAAAGTGAAGCCGTCTCAGGAAAAATTAGAATATTCAGCTCTCTATTCATTAGATACCGATAAGCTGAAACTGGCATTGAAAGAAGCTCCCGAGCGTTTTTCAAAATCAAAAGGAGCAATCATTACACTTCCTACAGCTGGTGGGAAAATTGAAAAATTTCAGGTCTGGGAATCTTCCAATATGGATCCTGCCCTTCAGGCAAAATATCCGGATATCAAATCGTATGTTGGAACCGGTGTAGATGATCCTTCCGTCTATTTAAGGTTTAGTATGTCTCCGGTAGGATTTTCATCCATGATTACCCGGTCCGGTCTTTCTGAATTCATTGAACCTTATACCGAGGACCGAACAATATATGCTGTATTTGATTCAAATGCAAGAAGAGGCCAGGACAAAGAACCCTTTGAGTGCTCTACAATGGAAGCTGTAGAAAAAAGTGCTTTTGAAAAAAAAAACGAAAGCACAAATAAAAAACTGGCAGGCTTCAATGTTTTCAGACTTGCATTATCATGTACAGGAGAATATGCACAGTATCATTTAACCGCAGCGGGAACTCCCGCTAATGCTACAGACGCACAGAAAAAAGCAGTGATTCTTGCTGCTATGAACACATCTTTAACAAGGCTGAACAGTGTTTTTGAAAAAGATCTGTCATTGCATTTTAATCTGATTGCAAATAATGAAGTGGTTATATTCTTAGATCCGGCAACTGATCCCTATACCTCCTTTGGGACAGCTTCTGCACAAGCTGCAATATCTGCCCGCGTTCCTGCTGAAGATTATGATATGGGACATTTAATAGACAAAAGAAATGCAAATGGAGTAGCTGGTTTGGGAGTAATATGCATCAGCAGTCAAAAGGCAAGAGGATATACTTCATGTAATTTTCCTGAAGGGGACAGCTTTGATGTAGATTATGTAGCGCACGAAATGGGGCATCAGTTGGGAGCAGATCATACATTCTCTTTATATCTTGATGGCTCAGGTACCTCTGAGGTAGAACCCGGAAGCGGATCTACCATTATGGCCTATACCGGAATCATGGGGGATAGCGATGATGTTCAGTTTAATTCTAATGACTACTTCCATGCTTTTAATGTTACAGAAATTAAAAATACAATAAACAATGCCGCATGTGGCGCGAATACGCCTTTCGTGAACCCTGTTCCTTCTGTTAATGCAGGCCAGGACTATACCATTCCTAAATCTACCCCTTATGTATTAAAAGCAACTACAACAGATGCTAATGCTGCGTCTTACACCTATACATGGGAACAGATGGATGCTGCAGGGAACAATGAGACCGATGCAAACTCTATTGCATATCTTACAAAACCTGCAGGACCTAACTTCAGATCAGTAATTCCTGTAAGCGGTCCGGTAAGGTATCTCCCGGATTTTAATAAGGTACTTGCCGGAGTTTTAACGACGAGATGGGAGTCTGTATCCAGTGTAGCGAGGAACCTCAACTTCAATGTTACCCTTAGAACGAATAATCCGGTTGATCCGCAAACCAATAAAGATGCTATGGTTGTCACCGTTAATGGAGCAGCAGGACCATTTCAGGTGACAGGACCTGTATTCGGACAATCATTAAATTCAGGAGGTACGGTTAATGTAACCTGGGATGTGGCTAATACCAATCAGGCACCTGTCAATACAGCCAATGTCAATATTAAATTATCCAAAGACGGCGGACAGACCTTTACAACAATTGCAGCCAATACACCTAATGACGGAAGTGAACAGATTACTATTCCTGCAGGCTCCACTTCAGCCAACGCTTATATAATGATAGAAGCCGTAGGGAATATTTATTATGCTGTGAGCCCTAGCTTTGTGGTGGACTATTCCGTGACCGGTGAGGCATGTAATACCTATACGTATAATGGAGCTGCCGTAGCCATTACGGACGGCCCCGGAGGTTCAAACATTTCTTCACCAATAGTTTCAGCTCCTTTAATGGTTAACAATACCGGAACCATTACCAAGATTAAAGTGACACCATCCATTACACACCCTAACGTAAGACATCTGGCGATTGGTATTCAAAGTCCGGTAGGTTCTTCAGCGTTGATCTGGAGCAGAGCCTGTGCGAACAGCTCAGGAATTACGGCCACCTTCAGTGATACAGGAAATGCTGTAGCCTGTGCTTCACCTGTTCAGGGAGAAACCAAATCAAATGAATCTTTAAGTATATTTAAAGGACATACGGCACAAGGGCAATGGAAACTTTTTGCAACAGATAATAATCCTGGAAGTACGGGCACTATTAACGGTTGGTCTCTTGAAGTATGTACACGTGAAACTCAGGTTCTGGGGACTCATGATATTTCTTCTCCATTAGCTGATGATATCAGGATCTATCCTAATCCAAGTGATGGAAACTTCTTTATTAAATCAAGGAATTTAAAAGGAGAAGTAAAAGTAACGATGGTAGATGCCAGTGGTAGATTGGTGCTCTCTTCTGCATATCAAAGTGAAAGCAACGGAACAAAAGAATTTAACGTGAATGTTCCAAAAGGGGTTTATGTGATCAGCGTCAACTCTTCAAAAGGAATTTATAACAGCAAATTAATTATAAAATAA
- a CDS encoding reprolysin-like metallopeptidase: protein MKNYFFLSMLLIPFLGYAQWSKTSVRTQKVKPSQEKLEYAALYSLDTDKLRLTLKNAPERFSGSKGVMVSLPAVGGKIEKFQVWESSNMDPVLQAKYPDIRSYVGTSVDDPSVYLRFSVSPVGFSSMITRSGLSEFIEPYTEDRTVYAVFDSNARRGQDKEPFECTTPENSEGKDAGNKNSAVSKKTAGFNIFRLAMTCTGEYAQYHLTVAGTPAAATEAQKKAVVLAAMNATLTRLNAVFEKDLSLHFNLVANNDAVIYVDPATDPYAELDQQNPQAQTTITNIIGSENYDMGHIVDKEDGNGYAPGRICNNNTKAQGWTSSNFPEGDSFDIDYVAHEMGHQLGANHTFTYSAASNNIASLVEPGSGSSIMAYTGITNNYDVQFNSDDYFHGFSVEEVKATINGIACGANTPFVNPAPAVNAGADYFIPKSTAFVLKGTSSDANTASYTYGWEQMDSGSAQTGVNSIPYLNKPTGPTFRSMDPVSTPVRYFPDFNKVLAGVLTTRWETVSGIARNLNFTLTVRNNDIAAPQTNKDAMAVTVVAESGPFKVTAPTFGQSIVSGSAINVTWDVANTTQAPINTANVNIKLSKDGGQTFTTIAANTPNDGSEQITIPAGSTSANAYIMVEAVGNIYYTVSSSFVIDYTVSGETCNTYTYEGPAVAITDGPGGDAAISSPKVSIPLMVNNTGIITKIKVIPSITHTYVKDLSVGIEGPMGTSALIWNRTCGNQDNITATFSDAGAAAVCATPIQGEVKSNESLGIFVGHAAQGQWKLFASDNYTGDAGSINAWSLQVCTRQTQVLGVKDITSPLADDIRIYPNPSDGNFFIKSRNLKGQVKVTMVDASGRLVLSSAYQSESNGTKEFNVNVPKGVYVISINSSKGIYNSKLIIK from the coding sequence ATGAAAAATTATTTCTTCCTTTCCATGTTGTTAATTCCTTTTTTAGGATATGCACAATGGAGCAAAACATCCGTGAGGACGCAGAAAGTGAAGCCGTCTCAGGAAAAGCTGGAATATGCAGCTCTTTATTCGTTAGATACCGATAAGCTCAGGTTGACATTGAAAAACGCTCCTGAACGTTTTTCAGGCTCAAAAGGAGTGATGGTTTCACTTCCTGCCGTGGGGGGTAAAATTGAAAAATTTCAGGTTTGGGAATCTTCCAATATGGATCCTGTACTTCAGGCAAAATATCCGGATATCAGATCTTATGTAGGAACCAGTGTAGATGATCCTTCTGTCTATTTAAGGTTTAGTGTATCTCCGGTAGGATTTTCATCCATGATTACCCGGTCCGGTCTTTCCGAATTTATTGAACCCTATACCGAGGACCGAACAGTATACGCTGTATTTGATTCAAATGCAAGAAGAGGCCAGGATAAAGAACCTTTTGAATGTACTACACCTGAAAACTCAGAGGGAAAAGATGCTGGAAATAAGAACAGTGCTGTAAGCAAAAAAACAGCTGGTTTTAATATTTTCAGACTTGCGATGACGTGTACGGGTGAATATGCCCAATATCACCTTACGGTTGCAGGAACTCCTGCTGCTGCAACTGAAGCTCAGAAAAAAGCAGTGGTTTTGGCAGCCATGAATGCTACTTTGACACGTTTGAATGCTGTTTTTGAAAAAGATCTTTCGCTCCACTTCAATCTGGTCGCTAATAATGATGCGGTTATATATGTAGATCCTGCAACGGATCCCTATGCTGAATTGGATCAGCAAAATCCACAGGCTCAAACAACAATAACCAATATTATTGGTTCCGAGAATTACGATATGGGACATATTGTTGATAAAGAAGATGGAAATGGATATGCGCCCGGCAGAATTTGTAATAACAATACAAAAGCTCAGGGATGGACTTCAAGCAATTTCCCTGAAGGAGACAGTTTTGATATTGATTATGTAGCCCATGAAATGGGACATCAGCTTGGGGCAAACCATACATTTACTTACAGTGCAGCTTCTAATAATATTGCCTCCTTAGTGGAACCTGGGAGTGGGTCATCGATCATGGCTTACACAGGAATCACAAATAATTATGATGTTCAGTTTAATTCTGATGATTATTTTCATGGTTTTAGTGTAGAAGAAGTTAAAGCTACTATAAATGGCATTGCATGTGGTGCCAATACTCCTTTTGTAAATCCTGCCCCAGCGGTGAATGCAGGAGCAGACTATTTTATTCCCAAATCTACTGCATTTGTACTGAAAGGAACTTCATCAGACGCCAATACCGCTTCTTATACTTATGGATGGGAACAGATGGATTCAGGTTCTGCTCAAACGGGAGTAAATTCTATCCCATATCTGAACAAACCTACCGGACCTACATTCAGATCTATGGATCCTGTAAGCACTCCTGTGAGATATTTTCCAGACTTTAATAAAGTTTTAGCTGGTGTCCTGACTACACGTTGGGAGACTGTTTCCGGAATAGCAAGAAATCTGAATTTTACACTGACGGTAAGAAACAATGATATCGCAGCACCTCAGACTAACAAAGATGCAATGGCGGTAACGGTGGTTGCAGAATCCGGTCCGTTTAAAGTGACGGCTCCTACATTTGGACAGTCAATAGTTTCAGGGTCAGCGATCAATGTAACATGGGATGTTGCCAATACAACACAGGCGCCTATCAATACAGCCAATGTCAATATTAAACTATCAAAAGACGGAGGGCAGACCTTTACCACAATCGCGGCCAATACACCTAATGACGGAAGTGAACAGATTACCATTCCTGCAGGTTCTACCTCAGCCAATGCGTATATTATGGTAGAAGCGGTTGGAAATATCTATTACACAGTCAGCTCAAGCTTTGTGATTGACTATACGGTTTCAGGAGAAACCTGTAATACCTATACTTATGAAGGTCCTGCAGTAGCTATTACAGATGGCCCGGGTGGAGATGCTGCTATATCATCACCTAAAGTTTCTATTCCTTTAATGGTTAACAATACCGGAATTATAACTAAAATTAAAGTTATACCTTCCATTACACATACTTACGTAAAGGATCTTTCAGTAGGAATAGAAGGTCCTATGGGGACATCTGCACTTATTTGGAACAGGACATGTGGGAATCAGGATAATATTACAGCAACTTTCAGTGATGCGGGAGCTGCTGCTGTATGTGCTACTCCAATCCAGGGAGAAGTCAAGTCTAATGAATCATTAGGGATTTTCGTAGGACACGCGGCTCAGGGACAATGGAAATTATTTGCTTCTGATAACTATACTGGAGATGCTGGAAGTATTAATGCATGGTCACTTCAGGTATGTACCCGTCAAACACAGGTGTTAGGGGTAAAAGATATTACTTCCCCTCTGGCAGATGATATCAGAATCTACCCTAATCCAAGTGATGGAAACTTCTTTATTAAATCAAGAAATTTAAAAGGACAAGTAAAAGTAACGATGGTAGATGCCAGTGGGAGATTGGTGCTCTCTTCTGCATATCAAAGTGAAAGCAACGGAACAAAAGAATTTAACGTGAATGTTCCGAAAGGGGTTTATGTGATCAGCATCAACTCTTCAAAAGGAATTTATAACAGCAAATTAATTATAAAATAA
- a CDS encoding reprolysin-like metallopeptidase has protein sequence MKYYFFISMLAIPFLGYSQWTKTSVRTQKVKPSQEKLEYSALYSLDAGKLKLTLEEAPERFSKSKGVIISLPTAGGKIEKFQVWESSNMDPVLQAKYPDIKSYVGTGVDDPSVYLRFSLSPVGFSSMITRSGISEFIEPYTQDRTVYAVFDSNAKRGQDKEPFECSVTDDVEKSAIEKGGSANKKTAGFNIFRLALSCTGEYAQYHLTAAGTPATATDAQKKAVILAAMNASLTRLNSVFEKDLSFHFNLIATNETIIFLDPATDPYTNGGPNESHAQISTRIASEDYDMGHLIDKKGGNGSAGLGVICNNSSKGAGWTAHNFPEGDKFDIDYVAHEMGHQLGAGHSYTYRSAQADQKVEPGSGSTIMAYTGITGASDVQFNSNDYFHTNSVTQIKNKINSIVCGANTPFANPAPDINAGADYTIPKSTPFVLTASTADANTASYTYVWEQADQAAAAQIGAGDISAAYPTKPTGPTFRSFTPVSTPVRYFPDFNKVLAGVLSTRWETVSSVARSLNFAATVRNNNPIQPQVSKDAMAITVDAVSGPFQVTGPVFGQSLNSGGTVNVTWDVANTNQAPVSTANVNIKLSKDGGQTFTVIAANTPNDGSEQVTIPAGSVSANAYILIEAVGNIYYAVSPSFVIDYSVTGENCNTYTYSGAPVAITDGPGGSGISSPKVMIPLTVNNTGTITKIKVTPSITHPNISQLAVGIESPVGSSALFWNRQCSGQSGITASFSEAGNAVACASPVQGETKSNESLAIFKGHKAQGDWKLFATDNNAGSAGTVTAWSLEVCTRETQALGTHDISSPLADDIKIYPNPSDGNFFIKSRNLKGEVKVAMFDASGRLVYSSAYQSESNGTKEFNVNVPKGVYVISINSSKGAYNTKLVIK, from the coding sequence ATGAAGTATTATTTCTTTATTTCCATGTTAGCGATTCCTTTTTTAGGATATTCGCAATGGACCAAAACTTCCGTGAGGACGCAGAAAGTGAAGCCGTCTCAGGAAAAATTAGAATATTCAGCTCTCTATTCATTAGATGCTGGTAAGCTCAAATTGACATTAGAAGAAGCTCCCGAGCGTTTTTCAAAATCAAAAGGAGTGATCATTTCCCTTCCTACAGCTGGTGGGAAAATTGAAAAATTTCAGGTTTGGGAATCTTCCAATATGGATCCTGTACTTCAGGCAAAATATCCGGATATTAAATCGTATGTAGGAACCGGTGTAGATGATCCTTCCGTCTATTTAAGGTTTAGTTTGTCTCCGGTAGGGTTTTCATCCATGATTACCCGGTCTGGTATTTCCGAGTTCATTGAACCCTATACCCAGGACCGCACAGTGTATGCTGTATTTGATTCAAATGCAAAAAGAGGCCAGGATAAAGAACCTTTTGAGTGTTCAGTTACTGATGATGTAGAAAAAAGCGCTATTGAAAAAGGGGGAAGTGCAAATAAAAAAACAGCTGGTTTTAATATTTTCAGACTGGCATTGTCCTGTACAGGAGAGTATGCACAGTATCATTTAACAGCCGCAGGCACTCCTGCTACAGCGACAGACGCACAGAAAAAAGCAGTGATTCTTGCTGCCATGAATGCATCGCTGACAAGACTGAACAGTGTTTTTGAAAAAGACCTCTCATTTCATTTTAATCTTATCGCTACTAATGAAACCATTATATTTTTAGATCCGGCGACAGATCCTTATACAAATGGAGGCCCCAATGAGTCCCATGCCCAGATATCGACAAGAATTGCTTCTGAAGACTATGATATGGGACATTTGATAGATAAAAAAGGAGGTAATGGATCTGCCGGTTTAGGGGTTATATGTAACAATAGTTCAAAAGGAGCGGGATGGACTGCCCATAATTTTCCGGAAGGAGATAAATTTGATATAGACTATGTGGCTCATGAAATGGGACACCAGCTGGGTGCAGGACATTCCTATACTTACAGATCTGCACAGGCAGACCAGAAAGTAGAACCGGGAAGCGGGAGTACAATAATGGCCTATACAGGGATAACAGGAGCTTCAGATGTTCAGTTTAATTCTAATGATTATTTTCATACCAACAGTGTTACTCAGATTAAAAATAAAATAAACAGCATTGTCTGTGGTGCCAATACCCCTTTTGCAAATCCGGCTCCCGATATCAATGCCGGCGCAGATTATACTATTCCTAAATCCACACCATTTGTATTAACTGCTTCTACGGCAGATGCCAATACGGCTTCTTATACTTATGTATGGGAACAGGCAGATCAGGCAGCGGCTGCACAGATTGGGGCGGGAGATATTTCTGCTGCTTATCCTACCAAACCTACAGGTCCCACTTTCAGATCTTTTACTCCGGTAAGTACACCTGTAAGATATTTTCCGGACTTTAATAAAGTTCTGGCCGGTGTTTTATCAACCCGTTGGGAAACGGTATCCAGTGTAGCAAGAAGTCTTAATTTTGCTGCTACTGTAAGAAATAATAACCCGATACAGCCTCAGGTATCCAAAGATGCTATGGCAATAACTGTAGATGCTGTATCCGGACCTTTTCAGGTGACAGGGCCTGTATTCGGTCAGTCATTAAACTCAGGAGGTACAGTTAATGTAACCTGGGATGTTGCCAATACAAATCAGGCACCGGTTAGCACAGCCAATGTCAATATTAAATTATCTAAAGACGGTGGGCAGACTTTTACCGTAATTGCAGCCAATACACCTAATGACGGTAGCGAACAGGTGACTATTCCTGCAGGATCTGTTTCCGCCAATGCTTATATTCTGATAGAAGCCGTAGGAAATATTTATTATGCCGTGAGCCCTAGTTTTGTTATTGATTATTCGGTAACCGGTGAAAACTGTAATACCTATACGTATAGCGGAGCTCCTGTAGCCATTACAGATGGACCGGGAGGTTCAGGTATATCTTCACCTAAGGTGATGATTCCTTTAACTGTAAACAATACAGGAACCATTACGAAAATAAAAGTAACGCCGTCTATTACCCATCCGAACATAAGTCAGCTGGCAGTAGGAATTGAAAGCCCTGTTGGATCTTCAGCTCTTTTCTGGAATAGACAATGCTCGGGACAGTCAGGAATTACCGCTTCATTCAGTGAAGCAGGAAATGCGGTAGCCTGTGCATCACCTGTTCAGGGAGAAACCAAATCAAATGAATCTTTAGCTATATTTAAAGGGCATAAAGCTCAGGGAGACTGGAAGCTTTTTGCAACAGATAATAACGCTGGAAGTGCAGGTACAGTTACCGCATGGTCTCTTGAAGTATGTACAAGAGAAACCCAGGCTCTGGGAACTCATGATATTTCTTCCCCATTAGCCGATGATATTAAGATTTATCCTAATCCAAGTGACGGAAACTTCTTCATTAAATCAAGAAATTTAAAAGGAGAAGTAAAAGTAGCCATGTTTGATGCCAGCGGAAGACTGGTTTATTCTTCGGCGTATCAAAGCGAAAGCAATGGGACAAAAGAGTTTAATGTGAATGTTCCGAAAGGGGTTTATGTGATCAGCATCAACTCTTCAAAAGGCGCCTACAACACTAAGCTTGTTATAAAATAA
- the ccoG gene encoding cytochrome c oxidase accessory protein CcoG has product MSAESGNSQFVEIENDTFRNSVGTMDETGNRKWVFPRKPKGKYTNYRNYASWLMLGLFFGLPFVKINGNPFLLINLIDRKFFILGQPFYLQDFFILALGAVTSVIFVMLFTVVFGRIFCGWLCPQTLFMEMVFRKIEYWIEGDRNKQMKLDRQEWDAEKIRKRLMKWSVFLLASLLISHFMFMYIVGYQRVFEIMMAGPAEHPLSFIVMIVFTMAFYFVFAWLREQVCTLICPYGRLQGVLIDKQTINVYYDFKRGENRSKWRNNEDRKTSGKGDCIDCHQCVVVCPTGIDIRNGQQLECVNCTACIDACDEVMDKIGLPKGLIRYATEAEIENQETFRFTSRMKVTALFLVLLIGFLGFLMYDRGSMEAKFIKPAGSTYFIKDDKITNTFIYTFLNKSNEKKILTIKVMTPVNAEITYFGSEKIILKGDEILKGNINITFPEKDIKFSKQNMVIGVFDEKGEMLDSFDTTFEGPFKLML; this is encoded by the coding sequence ATGAGTGCAGAATCAGGCAACAGCCAATTTGTAGAAATAGAAAATGACACGTTTAGAAATTCGGTGGGAACCATGGATGAAACCGGAAATAGAAAATGGGTCTTTCCACGAAAGCCAAAAGGTAAATATACAAACTACAGGAACTACGCCAGCTGGCTGATGCTGGGTTTATTCTTCGGTCTGCCTTTTGTGAAAATTAATGGTAATCCTTTTCTTCTGATCAATCTCATCGACAGAAAATTTTTTATCCTTGGACAGCCTTTCTATCTGCAGGATTTCTTTATTCTGGCACTGGGAGCGGTAACATCAGTAATCTTCGTCATGCTTTTCACAGTTGTTTTCGGAAGAATATTCTGTGGATGGCTTTGTCCACAGACTCTTTTTATGGAAATGGTATTCCGGAAAATTGAATATTGGATTGAAGGGGATAGAAATAAGCAGATGAAACTGGACCGACAGGAATGGGATGCTGAAAAAATCAGAAAAAGGCTAATGAAATGGTCTGTCTTTCTTTTAGCGTCTTTACTTATCTCCCATTTCATGTTCATGTACATTGTAGGATATCAGCGAGTTTTCGAAATTATGATGGCCGGACCAGCAGAACATCCCTTAAGCTTCATTGTCATGATAGTATTCACTATGGCATTCTACTTTGTTTTTGCATGGTTACGCGAGCAGGTGTGTACACTGATATGCCCGTACGGAAGACTTCAGGGGGTATTAATTGATAAGCAAACCATCAATGTTTATTATGATTTTAAAAGAGGGGAAAACCGTTCAAAATGGAGAAATAATGAAGACCGGAAAACCTCAGGAAAAGGAGACTGTATCGACTGCCATCAGTGTGTTGTAGTTTGCCCTACCGGAATTGACATCAGAAACGGTCAGCAGCTGGAATGTGTTAACTGTACAGCCTGTATTGATGCCTGCGACGAAGTGATGGATAAAATAGGACTTCCTAAAGGATTGATCCGCTATGCCACAGAAGCAGAAATTGAAAATCAGGAGACTTTCAGGTTTACATCAAGAATGAAGGTGACTGCCCTATTTCTTGTTCTGCTTATTGGGTTTTTAGGATTCTTAATGTATGACCGAGGCTCTATGGAAGCAAAATTCATCAAGCCCGCAGGTTCTACCTATTTTATTAAAGATGATAAAATCACGAATACTTTTATTTATACGTTTTTAAATAAATCCAACGAGAAAAAAATCCTGACCATCAAAGTCATGACTCCCGTTAATGCCGAGATTACTTACTTTGGTTCAGAAAAGATTATTCTGAAGGGGGATGAAATTCTGAAAGGAAACATCAACATTACATTCCCTGAAAAAGATATTAAGTTTTCCAAACAGAATATGGTCATTGGTGTCTTTGATGAAAAAGGAGAAATGCTGGATTCATTTGACACAACGTTTGAAGGTCCGTTTAAGCTTATGCTGTAA
- a CDS encoding AraC family transcriptional regulator, translated as MNSISVLHIELFQSGRNTSDFYFNTMKEHLVVGHRHIEKPHRHDFYAAVLFTKGKGSHEIDFQKYEVSEGSLFFLSPGQIHSWELSEDIDGYIFFCSQEFYEMHYVSQKLRNFPFFGSVSFPRKLQLDHEELEKCIGLFQQLGKEHKIQNLMKEGLILSLVSQIFINAARLFSKENDLHSSSASLSYFKHYQDFENLIEQYFTTQKSISYYASLLGMTPKHLNRIAQTVVQKTATDVITERLVLEAKRMLMYLDESLVEIAFRLGYEEYSYFVRVFRKSSGMTPTQFMRKYKV; from the coding sequence ATGAATTCTATCTCCGTCCTTCATATCGAGCTTTTTCAGTCTGGCAGGAATACTTCAGATTTTTATTTCAATACCATGAAAGAACATCTGGTGGTAGGACACCGTCATATTGAAAAACCTCACCGTCATGATTTTTATGCAGCCGTTCTTTTTACAAAAGGGAAAGGAAGCCATGAGATTGATTTTCAGAAATATGAGGTTTCGGAGGGCAGTCTTTTTTTTCTGTCTCCCGGACAGATCCACAGCTGGGAGCTTTCAGAAGATATTGACGGCTACATTTTTTTCTGCTCACAGGAATTCTATGAAATGCATTATGTGAGTCAGAAATTGAGAAATTTTCCCTTTTTTGGTTCCGTATCTTTCCCCAGAAAATTACAGCTTGATCATGAAGAGCTGGAGAAATGTATCGGTTTATTTCAGCAATTGGGAAAAGAACATAAAATTCAAAATCTGATGAAGGAAGGATTGATTCTTTCCCTGGTGTCTCAGATCTTTATCAACGCTGCAAGATTGTTTTCAAAAGAAAATGATCTGCATTCCTCTTCTGCCAGCCTTTCTTATTTTAAACATTATCAGGATTTTGAAAACCTGATAGAGCAGTATTTTACCACTCAGAAATCCATATCCTATTATGCATCCCTGCTAGGAATGACACCTAAGCACCTGAACAGAATAGCACAGACTGTTGTTCAGAAAACGGCAACGGATGTTATCACCGAAAGACTTGTATTAGAAGCTAAAAGAATGCTCATGTATCTTGATGAAAGTCTTGTGGAGATTGCTTTCAGGCTTGGATATGAAGAATATTCTTACTTTGTAAGAGTATTCCGGAAAAGTTCCGGAATGACTCCTACTCAGTTTATGAGAAAATACAAGGTTTAA